From one Ictalurus punctatus breed USDA103 chromosome 20, Coco_2.0, whole genome shotgun sequence genomic stretch:
- the ly97.3 gene encoding CD59 glycoprotein, with the protein MRSLLFALVVVLLVASGTALDCYHCQPKKSGEACEITKLTCPAEKDACVAAKFTRSPYGHYQKCTAMADCELLKLNAYIRVKCCQNDLCNTL; encoded by the exons ATGAGAAGCCTGCTTTTTGCCCTTGTTGTGGTACTACTGGTAGCAAGTG GGACGGCTCTGGATTGCTACCATTGCCAGCCTAAGAAGTCAGGTGAGGCATGTGAGATCACAAAGCTGACCTGTCCTGCTGAAAAAGACGCCTGCGTCGCAGCCAAGTTCACCAGATCCCCAT ATGGACACTACCAGAAGTGCACGGCTATGGCTGACTGTGAGCTTCTGAAGCTGAATGCCTACATACGGGTCAAATGCTGCCAGAATGACCTCTGTAATACCCTGTGA
- the LOC108280686 gene encoding activin receptor type-2B isoform X1, translating into MFARWVTLALIRGSLLAGPGQGEVGTRECAYYNDNWRAEKTNQSGYERCEGEKDKRQHCYASWINSSGTIHLVKKGCWLDDFNCYNRQECVATEESPQVFFCCCEGNYCNERFTHMPEITAPGVKIQPPPVGPSLLSVLAYSLLPLLVLSLALILACWTYHQRKAPYGHVDINQGLGPAPPSPLVGLKPLQLLEMKARGRFGCVWKAQLLTEYVAVKIFPVQDKQSWQNEREIYLTEGLRHENLLRYISAEKRGTNLQMELWLITEFHERGSLADYLKGNVVNWPDLCHIAESMARGLAYLHEDLSYRPEGPKPAIAHRDFKSKNVMLRTDLSAVIGDFGLAVRFEPGKPPGDTHGQVGTRRYMAPEVLEGAINFHRDAFLRIDMYALGLVLWELLSRCTAAADGSVHEYMLPFEEEVGHHPSLEDLQDVVVHKKMRPMLKDCWLKHPGMAHMCETVEECWDHDAEARLSAGCVEERIITITRATNTTNSSTSDCLVSMVMIDSDSALPLKEASI; encoded by the exons ATGTTTGCTCGCTGGGTGACACTGGCACTTATTCGGGGAAGTTTGTTAGCAG GTCCCGGACAAGGCGAGGTCGGCACCCGAGAGTGTGCATATTATAATGATAACTGGCGAGCTGAGAAGACTAATCAGAGTGGCTACGAGAGATGTGAGGGAGAAAAGGACAAGCGGCAGCACTGCTATGCGTCCTGGATCAACTCTTCAGGAACCATACACCTGGTGAAAAAGGGCTGCTGGCTCGATGACTTCAACTGCTACAACAG acaGGAGTGTGTGGCCACAGAGGAAAGCCctcaggtgtttttctgctgcTGCGAGGGAAATTACTGCAATGAAAGATTCACACACATGCCCGAAATCACCGCTCCTGGAG TGAAGATCCAGCCTCCTCCAGTGGGACCGTCTCTGCTTAGTGTGTTGGCATACTCTCTCCTTCCTCTGCTTGTGCTTTCTCTGGCTTTGATACTCGCATGCTGGACTTACCACCAGCGCAAAGCTCCGTACGGCCACGTCGACATTAACCAG GGTTTGGGTCCTGCTCCTCCGTCTCCTCTGGTGGGTCTGAAGCCATTACAGCTGCTGGAGATGAAGGCAAGGGGGCGCTTCGGGTGTGTCTGGAAGGCTCAGCTACTAACCGAATATGTTGCAGTCAAGATATTCCCTGTTCAG GATAAGCAGTCAtggcagaatgagagagaaatttACCTCACTGAGGGACTGAGACACGAGAACCTGCTACGCTACATCTCTGCTGAAAAACGAGGAACCAACCTGCAAATGGAGCTCTGGCTCATCACCGAATTCCACGAAAGG GGATCTTTAGCAGACTACCTAAAGGGGAATGTGGTGAACTGGCCTGATTTGTGCCACATTGCAGAGAGCATGGCCAGAGGCCTTGCCTACCTACATGAGGATCTGTCCTACAGACCGGAGGGGCCTAAACCAGCAATCGCACACAG GGACTTTAAGAGTAAGAATGTGATGCTCAGGACTGATTTGTCTGCTGTGATTGGAGACTTTGGTCTGGCTGTGCGCTTCGAACCAGGGAAACCACCAGGAGATACTCATGGCCAG GTTGGTACTAGGCGCTACATGGCCCCAGAGGTGCTGGAGGGTGCCATAAATTTTCACAGGGATGCCTTTTTGAGGATTGATATGTATGCTTTGGGCCTGGTGCTCTGGGAGCTGTTGTCCCGCtgcactgctgctgctgatg GGTCTGTACATGAGTATATGCTCCCATTTGAGGAGGAGGTTGGTCACCACCCATCTTTGGAGGATCTGCAGGATGTGGTGGTCCATAAGAAGATGAGGCCCATGCTGAAGGACTGCTGGCTTAAACATCCG GGAATGGCTCATATGTGTGAGACAGTAGAAGAGTGCTGGGACCACGACGCAGAGGCCCGTCTGTCCGCAGGCTGTGTGGAAGAAcgcatcatcaccatcaccaggGCAACCAACACCACCAACAGTTCTACCTCAGACTGCCTTGTCTCCATGGTTATGATCGATAGCGACTCGGCTCTACCACTCAAAGAGGCGAGCATTTGA
- the LOC108280686 gene encoding activin receptor type-2B isoform X2 → MFARWVTLALIRGSLLAGPGQGEVGTRECAYYNDNWRAEKTNQSGYERCEGEKDKRQHCYASWINSSGTIHLVKKGCWLDDFNCYNRQECVATEESPQVFFCCCEGNYCNERFTHMPEITAPGVKIQPPPVGPSLLSVLAYSLLPLLVLSLALILACWTYHQRKAPYGHVDINQGLGPAPPSPLVGLKPLQLLEMKARGRFGCVWKAQLLTEYVAVKIFPVQDKQSWQNEREIYLTEGLRHENLLRYISAEKRGTNLQMELWLITEFHERGSLADYLKGNVVNWPDLCHIAESMARGLAYLHEDLSYRPEGPKPAIAHRDFKSKNVMLRTDLSAVIGDFGLAVRFEPGKPPGDTHGQVGTRRYMAPEVLEGAINFHRDAFLRIDMYALGLVLWELLSRCTAAADGSVHEYMLPFEEEVGHHPSLEDLQDVVVHKKMRPMLKDCWLKHPQ, encoded by the exons ATGTTTGCTCGCTGGGTGACACTGGCACTTATTCGGGGAAGTTTGTTAGCAG GTCCCGGACAAGGCGAGGTCGGCACCCGAGAGTGTGCATATTATAATGATAACTGGCGAGCTGAGAAGACTAATCAGAGTGGCTACGAGAGATGTGAGGGAGAAAAGGACAAGCGGCAGCACTGCTATGCGTCCTGGATCAACTCTTCAGGAACCATACACCTGGTGAAAAAGGGCTGCTGGCTCGATGACTTCAACTGCTACAACAG acaGGAGTGTGTGGCCACAGAGGAAAGCCctcaggtgtttttctgctgcTGCGAGGGAAATTACTGCAATGAAAGATTCACACACATGCCCGAAATCACCGCTCCTGGAG TGAAGATCCAGCCTCCTCCAGTGGGACCGTCTCTGCTTAGTGTGTTGGCATACTCTCTCCTTCCTCTGCTTGTGCTTTCTCTGGCTTTGATACTCGCATGCTGGACTTACCACCAGCGCAAAGCTCCGTACGGCCACGTCGACATTAACCAG GGTTTGGGTCCTGCTCCTCCGTCTCCTCTGGTGGGTCTGAAGCCATTACAGCTGCTGGAGATGAAGGCAAGGGGGCGCTTCGGGTGTGTCTGGAAGGCTCAGCTACTAACCGAATATGTTGCAGTCAAGATATTCCCTGTTCAG GATAAGCAGTCAtggcagaatgagagagaaatttACCTCACTGAGGGACTGAGACACGAGAACCTGCTACGCTACATCTCTGCTGAAAAACGAGGAACCAACCTGCAAATGGAGCTCTGGCTCATCACCGAATTCCACGAAAGG GGATCTTTAGCAGACTACCTAAAGGGGAATGTGGTGAACTGGCCTGATTTGTGCCACATTGCAGAGAGCATGGCCAGAGGCCTTGCCTACCTACATGAGGATCTGTCCTACAGACCGGAGGGGCCTAAACCAGCAATCGCACACAG GGACTTTAAGAGTAAGAATGTGATGCTCAGGACTGATTTGTCTGCTGTGATTGGAGACTTTGGTCTGGCTGTGCGCTTCGAACCAGGGAAACCACCAGGAGATACTCATGGCCAG GTTGGTACTAGGCGCTACATGGCCCCAGAGGTGCTGGAGGGTGCCATAAATTTTCACAGGGATGCCTTTTTGAGGATTGATATGTATGCTTTGGGCCTGGTGCTCTGGGAGCTGTTGTCCCGCtgcactgctgctgctgatg GGTCTGTACATGAGTATATGCTCCCATTTGAGGAGGAGGTTGGTCACCACCCATCTTTGGAGGATCTGCAGGATGTGGTGGTCCATAAGAAGATGAGGCCCATGCTGAAGGACTGCTGGCTTAAACATCCG CAGTAA